The genomic interval CCTGGACATTAGAGACAAAGCACCGCGTAATTCTTTTAATACTTACGATCAATTGATCGAGTCGGCGTACAATATTGAGAAAGTCTCGAGAGAGAAGAAGTCTACATATAGCACTAATCCACCTAATATTTCTCGCAAACCTACAAAGATACGATGTCAGTTCTGCAAGAATCCAGGTCATACTATTGAAGAGTGTCGCAAGAGACTGAAGAAGGTAGTAAACGACACTACTCATCCTACATCTCACCAGGCACAAACTCAAGCACCATCACCATCGCAACCTAAGTTTTCGTGCTACGGATGCGGTACACCAGGCGTTGTACGTACCAACTGTCCTAATTGCTCAGCCAAAGCCTCTAAACCgatcaaagaagaagaagttggaTTTTGCGCTCTTAGTGTCCACATTGAAACCAAGCCTCGACCAGTTATACCAGCTGTGATTGGCGGTATTAAAGGCTACCCATATATAGATACATGCGCTAAGACTAACGTAGCGTCTTACTCACTGTATCGTCGTCTATTGGCAGAGGGGCACAGATTTAGATCGGAACATGTTAACCTGACATTGGCGGATGGTATCACAAAGAAACGTACCGTTCACGTCGTTGATGTGGATGTCGAAGTGAACCGAAGAGTGTTCCAAACCAGCTTCATGGTACTACCCGAATGTAAGGACAACAAAACGCTTCTGGGAATAGGGTTTATAACCCAGGCCATGATGGTCCTGAACGTACCACAGTTCACTTGGTACTTTATTGACGACCCTGACGATGTGAACGAGTTGTTTACTGAGGACTTTGTCATATTCAACACTCGCACTGCAGGTGGAGCTAGGAGAGGAACCACAGACGCTGGAGGGATTTATGCGGCTTGTGCTCCAGTTACTACTGCTCCTGCGCCGATAAATATTGACCATGATGACGTCTCGATTCCGGAGACAATAGGAGATGCAAATCTACCAGAGGATACTGTTGAAGAAGCAAGACCATATTCTTTGATACCGAATCAACCTCACCCTGCGAAacgaataaaaatgttattcgaTGGTTACTCGCCCATGCTGGACTACATGTTTGAAGATGCCAAGCAGAATGCACAAAGATTGGATGTAGACTTGTCACCACGCTCAAGAACCCTGTTTGCAGCTACTACAGACCATCGCACTGATGTAGGCATAAATGCTTTGGACATACAGCTACCACCAAATGACACGTTGAGTATTGACCAACAGGAACATCTAAAATGTTTACTTACGTCCTTTGAAGACGTGTTTATTCCCAATGGCGAACCTGCAAAGCATGTGGAACACATCATCAATACAACCGACAAAGGCCCTATCTCAGTTCCACCGTATCGGTTATCTCCACCCCGCAGAGAGATTTTACGTAAGCAAATCAACGAAATGGTACAAGATGGAATAATCGAACCCCGCATTACACCATGGGCAGCCCCGGTGGTACTCGTGCCCAAAAAGAATGGAGAAATCAGAGTCTGTGTTGACTACCGTCGACTAAATTCAATCACAGTGGCCGATACTTACCCTATTCCGAGGATTGACGATCTCCTTCACGAAGCGAAGCCAACACTATTTATGTCAAGTCTGGATCTAAAATCAGGTTACTGGCAAATTAAGGTCAGAGAAGAAGATGTAGACAAGACTGGTTTCATCACGCCTTTCGGGATATACGTGTTCAAGCGGATGCCTTTTGGCTTGCGAAATGCACCTGCGACCTTCCAGAGGCTTATAGATCGATTCCGCGTGACCCTAAATGACGTCAAACTCCTTGCTTACCTGGATGACCTGATTGTGTTCTCCACCTCCTTCGATGCACACCTCGCAGACctgtcgaaaatatttacaaaaatgcgAGAATACAACATCACGGCGAACTTGAAGAAATGTAGATTTTGTAGTTCGACTATAAAATATCTGGGTCACTACATTACACCATTTGGCCTAAAGGTTGACTCAGAAAAAACAGCTGCCATAGCTAGTCTCCCAGTGCCTAATAACCTGCGTCACCTACTCACCTTTTTGCAAACATGCTCCTGGTACCGACGCTTCATCTGTAACTTCTCTGCAATTGCAGAACCTCTCACCAAACTCACTAAGAAGGGCGCCGTTTGGACATGGACTTTAGAGCAGCAGAAGGCTTATGATGAACTCAAACATCGTCTCACGACTGCACCCATTCTGCGTCAGGCGGATGAGACTAAgccttttattattaaaactgacGCCAGCAGCTACGCTTTGGGAGCAGTTCTAATCCAGGGGGAGGGAGAAGACGAACACCCCGTTGAGTATGCGAGTCGCCTTCTGACCGCCGCTGAAAGAAATTATTCAACGACAGAAAGAGAAGCTCTAGCGGTTGTGTGGGCCGTTACAAAGTTCAGAGGTTACATTGAAGGAGTGCCAGTCGTAGTAATCACAGATCATCAAGCTCTGAGGTGGCTTATGTCCCTAAAATCACCCACCGGTAAACTAGCCAGATGGGCACTACAGCTGCAAGCATATGACATTGGCATACAGTATAAACCTGGCCGTACGAATGTCGTAGCAGACACGCTTTCACGCCCACCATGCACAGAAGAAAATAGAGCAGAATGTGGTACCTGTGCAGTCTCTGTTGATATGCCTACCCGAAGCCCTAGTGAGATCCGCACAGAGCAGCTAAAAGACGTGTCCATAGCCCGAATCGTGGAAGCACTGGAAAAAGGGAATAATGAGGACGCTACGTACTGGTGTAATAAAGGTTACTTACTCGACAACGGACTCCTATATCGTCTAGCACCTGACTCCGACTCAGAAGAAGCTCAGCTAGTTGTACCTGAGCATGAATGGGCGAATATACTAGCCGCCTACCATGATGACCCGATGGCTGGACACTATGGTGCCGAGAAAACCCATGCCCGAATTTCGAAGCGATACTTTTGGAGAGGAATGCGCAAATTCATAGAAGCGTATGTGCATAATTGTTTAGCTTGCCAACGCTACAAACCCAGTAACCTCAAGCCGGCGGGTTTGCTACAAACAACGACCATGAATAAGAGATTCGAGACAATATCCACTGATCTCTTCGGTCCACTTCCAAGCTCATCAGATGGGAAGACTTGGATAATGATTGTGCAAGATAATGCAACTCGATGGGTGGAATTATTTGCATTGCCAAACGCTACAGCAGAGACTTGTGCCGAGACTCTGATCAAAGAGATTATACTCCGATTTGGTGTACCAAGACGTATCACAAGCGATAATGGAACGCAGTTCATTAGTGCTGTAATGCAAAAGATGTGCTTTTGTTTAGGAATCAAACACAACTTCACTCCTGTCTACCACCCCCAGGCCAATCCAGTAGAAAGACGGAATAGAGATTTGAAGACGCAGCTCGGTATCCTAGTGGAAAGCCAACACAGTAACTGGCCAGAGAAGCTCCCGAGCATCCGCTTTGCTATGAACACCGCTGTATGTTCCTCCCTTGGACAAACTCCTGCATACCTGACGTTTGGTAGAGAACTCAGGACTATAGATGACATACTGCATGATTTTCGTCAAATCGTTCTCTCTGAAAACTTCATCGCTGAAATCACTCCTAAGCTGTTGAATATGGCTGACACTATGAAGAAAGCAAGAGAGGTACAAGAAATGAAGGAAGAAGCTCGAAAGGAATATTTTGATAAGAGTCGTAGAAGCAGTCCGCAATACCAAACAGGGGATCTGGTCTTAGCAAATGTTCACCCAATAAGCAGAGCTTCTAAAGGCTACAGTGCGAAATTCACACCTCGACGAGATGGACCATACCTTATAGTGGAACAAAGCGGGCCTGCTTCCTATAAACTTGCCAACACAGATGATCCTTCTTTTGTGATCGGCACGTACCATACCTCTGCGTTGCAACCATACAAGAGCACTGGAAGCGTACAACCATTGCCAGCTCCTGTACAGCCGCTTAGGAAGAGAGGACGACCACGCAAACAGAAACATTAAATTTTCCAGTTTCATCGTCGTGACTACTTCAGAAACTGAGGGGGAGGTtgtagcaaataaaaaaaaacaacaaacaaaagtaaaatgcgATTAGTACCCCGAGTCCTCAAGAGATGGCGCTAGTGGTATTTTAGAACGCGGTAACGAGATGTTTTTGCCGATCCAATAAGATAAACCTCATATATTCCAATTGTATTCTAATACCTACCTCAGTAGTTTTACTTCTACTATAGTAGCTTGCTCCGGTAACTACTATAACCAGGATAAAACTGCTCGTGGTTCTCAATACTGCTTCCGCCGTGTGCCAGCTTCTGCCTAGGACTAGCATACAAAGGGACAGTTGTACGCGACGAACCGCACAATAAACTGTTTCTTCACATCCCGGCTGTTTACTTTCCACTCGCCGACCGGCTCGACTTGGCTATAAAGGACCCCACTCACTACACTACTTACTTAACTTAATTTAGGTTCCTTAACCTAATAgtaccaaacttggcacattttgatattcacccaaataatCGTTGAACatatatgggggtgtttctggtagccaataaGCCTCTATCTTTTTTTTCCATCCATGCAAAATTACAGATTTCAGGTACGAACAGCTATGTCTTGAACAGAGACACTAACATATTGAAACTAAgggttaatttatttacttacaaaattttGCAGTATAGGACAGGGCCGCAGATACTGTACTGCTGAACACCTTTACACAGTTTTTGACCTAGaaacgaaaagaaaataataataaaccggCAACTCGCGCGCAGAGTTCCACAACACTATCTAATGAGACATTATTGTTGTATGGGAGCACCGCttgatttaattatatttttagtagtttttgttcttatagcggcaacagaaatacatcatctataaaaaaaaaataagtctgTAGCTCTTACGGTTCATGAAATACAGCCTGGTAACAGACGTCTGGTAACAAAAGGTACCCAATCACGAAACAAAGTCTTAGTAATTGGGTACCGTTTTTTACCTTTTAGGTACAGAACTCTAATAGCAAACTTTAGCATACTATAGATTCTTAGTTCACCCCTGTCAACTGCAGTTTCTGTAGTAGGTTTTGATTAAAAGTAATTACcttcattttctttattttttctggAATTACATGTTGGTCCGTCAAATTGTGGAGCAGCCTGGCTTCGGTGTGTTCACAGTCAGTTTTGTATACATCTACAATATCACTCCACTTTGATATTTTGCCATCAATGGTGATATTTTTATTCAGAAAATTATTTCTTATGCCCTTTATCAGGTGTGGAGGGTCATAAATGATGCTCAGCTTGACATCATTGATTGTGACTGTGCCATCTgaaaacgtaaaataaacaattattgatTTTACCTGTAAATTCCCATATAGTTGGCTAACACAAATATGTTATTATATAGTATGTAGCGTAAGTCAGGAAATAACTATTCTTTGCATCCACTTGCGGCTTCACTCGATAAGTTAGACTTTAAACTATCTCCATTCCTTTTGTCTCAATGCATCCCGACCTTGTAGGAGTGAAGAAGTAACTGAGTACCAACCTGGAGGTACATCTGCCAAAAGCTGATCCCGCCTAGTATCCTGCCTTAAAGAAGATAATGTAGACTGGAATGTAGAGCCTTGGTCACATGATATTGCTATCGGCTTTAATCCGCATTCCACAACTGCAGCAATTATgtctttcaaaataattttcagCTCTACCCCCGAGGTGGCGCCTTGGCAAAAGTAGAAAGATATTGGTTGCTGCCACTTGTAGACTGCTCCACGCAACATAAACACTAGCGCGTGGTCAGCAAATTGGCGCTTTTTTTCTTTCAGCTCTACAAAGCCTGTGATGGTATCCTGTTTTCTGTTGTAAATAAGGGCTGTGTCTAATGACATTTCATCGAAGATGACTGTACACAACTTCTTGCGTTCATTCCATGTCCCAACCTGCAAACACATACATGTTTAATTATTGCAACACAAagcaaactttattatttatactggAGTTTAGCTGTAAGATTGTGTTAAATACAAACCTCCTTCTTGATTAACCCAGTGACTTGCGAACTAATTCCCGTATGAATCGAAAGCttttcaatcattttatttaatgttgttTTTGAAGGCAAAATAAATATACGATGTAAAAATCGGTAACCCTTTGGACTTTGTTTCATGATTGCTAAGGCAATCATTTTTTCTTCAGTTGTAAACCGGCGTCCTTTTTTTCTCTTAGTGCAAAGTCTTGTTTGCATTAATATTATCTTTGTAGCATATGGATTTAAGTTTTTAGTCAATTCTTCAAAAGCCTGCCCTTTACTGAATTTTGCTGCATCTTTGGCTCTTTGAAAATAGTCTGCTTGCCTTTTTGCTTTTTGGTAAGCATCATAAATTTTTTGCCCCATAGGCGTCAAATCTTTTACTTTCGAAATCACTCGCTTTCTTAGTTTTACTGATCCTGAAATTCATTATTACCTTTTAGTAATGCTGGACAAAATAagggtattaaaaaaatattcaatgtaCAAGAAAATCTATTTTCTTACCCGAGACTTGTAATGTGGTTTGGACTGGTGTATTTACAGTGCATCCACCACTAGGTCCTGGTATAGGCTCTAGGGTAATGCACCCTAATCTGTCTTCTTTAATATCtattcacaaaaatataaaaactgtaTTAATAAgatgattttaaaaatcttttacaTGTTCCTTGAAATCTTTGTGCTAGAAAAAACTATTTACTTACCCGAGATTTTAACTCTGGCTTGGACTGATGTATTTCCGCTTAAGTTGTGTTTGCTCATTTTTATAGAGCCTTCACTCTGTCTTGGTATAGGCTCGTAGCTAATGCCACCCAACCCATCCTCTTTATGGACTTGATTCAACGGTATCTCTGTACACAAGAaacacattttaataaataatgtaatacataacggccccgattcctgcagacatctcttaattttactttaagttatacctgtcattttcttatccgccgaaaaggaaagggacggatgattgacagctcttaattttaggaagaatgagtaaataaatgaataacccgggcgaatttttagactgttgttttagatttgtgcttaaaattgacgtgaacatatacataaacagcctatatacgtctcacagctgggcacaggcctcccctcaatcaaccggagggggtatggagcatactccaccatgctgctccactgcgggttggtggaggtgtttttacgactaatagccgggaccaacggcttagcatgccctccgaagcacggaatcatcttactttttcggacaatcaggtgattcaagcctgaaaagtccttaccaaacaaaggacagtctcataaaattatcccgtttttttcacagggtccgctacctaacctgaagatttgacagatccggtttttacagaagcgactgcctgtctgacattccaacccgcgaagggaaaaccagcccaatacaggttacgtcacatacctccgaaaatgcatttctcgggaatgtgggtttcctcacaatgttttccttcaccgcagaacatgtgaaaaaatataattaattatatctaaaaaaaactaacatacCTTTCAATATTCTATTACAGTATGAGTGGTCAAAGTGCTGTTCTCGAGAGTAATTATGCTCAATCCGGggatctttattttctgaaacatatatcaatataatataaaacaatatgtaACTGCAAAGTTGTGTTAGGTatatcaaacaaaattaatgcAGTTTGGTGGGTGGGGCTCTGTCTGTTTTGTTTAACATAACATGCTACTAATTGATAATTAAATGTAAACGTaagttttatcataattataaaaggcATTTTGTGCGAAGACATAATATCCCACCCACCCTTCTATTTGAACCCAATAAAACTAGGGAAATTTACAATTTTGGTCAACTCAAATCTTaaccaaaattaaatgaaagaaGTTATGAAGAAGAATGAAAGAAGGCAATATGAGGATACCCTACATTATATAAAAGAAAGTTTAAATTCGCTAAAATACAGTGCAGAGTGGTTAGCATGTAGTCTTTACTACATGTGTGAATGCCTAAACAGATTAAAATGTGAAGTAATAGTCTTTTCGTGGTCGATGAAGTTGCGGGCAAAAactagttatttattcaaatcattcaaatatacctaaattggctttcatttaaatatacctatctaGCTTATTGGTGGTAGGGCttaaggtggaccgacgatctggtgaaggtcgcgggaagccgctggatgcgggcagcgcaggaccgatcgtcgtggagatccttgggggaggcctatgcccagcagtgggcgtcatacggctgatgatgatgagcttaTTGGTTGTAAATACTTACCAGTAAGATACTTGTTGGATGGTATTCCACTAACAATCTCTTCTTCAGTGAATAGAGATGGGTACGCCTTGCCTAGTAGATGGGATTTTGCAGTAACGAATTTACGTTCGAAATGCTTTTGACACACAAAGAGCTTCGAAAGTTCAATTCTTGGTGTATCTTTTAAATTAACCTGGTCTTCGAGGCACTTTAACCACTTATTGAGTCTTTTCTCAGTGCATGGAAAATGATGCAAAACAGCGTCCTGTCGCGAACTTTTGCAAACACAGCACTTGTAATACATTTTCAACGAAAGAAAACGTATGCCAAAAGATTCACTGGGCTTTGTATTACAAGATAAAGTGGAGAGGATAAGCACAAATACACTTCACTCGATCACACAGTACCTTGTAATGATAAAAagtttgagattttttttttaatggccgGCCGGAAAACATGGCTGTCACCGCTAACCAATCACAGGCCAGCATAATTGTCATACGTCATTAAAGAAATATGGCGCCTATCGACAACATCCGTTCTACGCAGATTACGCGGCGTGGTCAAATCGATGAACTGAAATAGAAAGGTACTTTATCGTTcaaactttttccttgaaaaaCATGTTGACGACTAGTTGGTACTATAAAAGACCttctatacttttttatttcgttGAGCTCTAGAAAagaaaatcatattattatgccCGATTAAGGCGAAGTACCATtccttattatatttataattaatttgtttaatttaataatttgtttactgatttataagaaaaatatttcgaGTTATATTCGTGTTATACCAATCCTATACACAAcatacagaataaaacaaagcCTACGgtgcaatttatctaaaaaccTGATTAACCTGAGGGATAAAAAGAATATTGAGAATGGAACAGACTATTGTTGACAAGGTTGCACACTTACAATACTTTTgcatgcgtaaatgtcaaattattgcTTACTAAAATGATTTGCTTCAATATAACTTTTTGgtcttaataaaataacaagaattattaagtaaattttttaattaggtacaaCATAGAGATAAATGCTTATtaccaacaaaaaatataacaagtTAATCTTCTTTCTGCTTTTTGCTGGGAGATTCACGGTCACTCGTGCTGCTCTTTCGTTTCCGACTTTCTTTCTTGTCTTCCTCTTTCTCTTCCTTTGTTTCTGATAGGACCTGTAATTTTCAAAATGCATTAGAATTTGGATAGATTTAAACatccacgcctatttcccaatggggtagacagagttTAAGTATGAAGCTTATTACTATCCGGACACAACACAGACTATAGGTTGTTGATGATAAAGTCAGTTTTTCCATGATGGCTCTCCAGTTCATTTTCTAAATTCACCCAAATGGGAagcaatttctttttatttttacgtaacttgattttagatttgctgcaaatggcattaaccacttggccggaaaaaagaGATTACCCTTCGCGCAgcgtgaattatatcgagggcctCG from Pectinophora gossypiella chromosome 29, ilPecGoss1.1, whole genome shotgun sequence carries:
- the LOC126379384 gene encoding uncharacterized protein LOC126379384 encodes the protein MYYKCCVCKSSRQDAVLHHFPCTEKRLNKWLKCLEDQVNLKDTPRIELSKLFVCQKHFERKFVTAKSHLLGKAYPSLFTEEEIVSGIPSNKYLTENKDPRIEHNYSREQHFDHSYCNRILKEIPLNQVHKEDGLGGISYEPIPRQSEGSIKMSKHNLSGNTSVQARVKISDIKEDRLGCITLEPIPGPSGGCTVNTPVQTTLQVSGSVKLRKRVISKVKDLTPMGQKIYDAYQKAKRQADYFQRAKDAAKFSKGQAFEELTKNLNPYATKIILMQTRLCTKRKKGRRFTTEEKMIALAIMKQSPKGYRFLHRIFILPSKTTLNKMIEKLSIHTGISSQVTGLIKKEVGTWNERKKLCTVIFDEMSLDTALIYNRKQDTITGFVELKEKKRQFADHALVFMLRGAVYKWQQPISFYFCQGATSGVELKIILKDIIAAVVECGLKPIAISCDQGSTFQSTLSSLRQDTRRDQLLADVPPDGTVTINDVKLSIIYDPPHLIKGIRNNFLNKNITIDGKISKWSDIVDVYKTDCEHTEARLLHNLTDQHVIPEKIKKMKVKNCVKVFSSTVSAALSYTAKFSHYADGKPVSDTLKNTAETVLFLDKLFDSVNGAATGAKAAKKPLRLAVTENSQHHDFWREAIQHLKKMKFVDGSGKEKSVPSIKNFITTLESYMRLWQILKGQGVKLLRPRFFSSDPIENFFGQVRAYNYRNNDPNCHSFQSTFKSLLITRFLQFHKDTFNCEDDPANPILNLKQLFNEKESSGPGHSVSSIEKIVEQARRERINMHSRAFTAGWVVRKLQLSCDVCKKSFTSDENDLHEWISHREFSKNKNRLCYPSEGAVRCFGAVISETNEYLENNGHNNNILQNIKSLIVSKYSFDFINCTEHRSRVLEKFIIITIRFSVMNWCNVINRILKGTDLSRLKKNLPPMQEMALKKYCKKLKNKSFNK